The genome window ATTTTATTCAAGATAGAAGCATTCACGAAGACTATTCGGTAGGGGATTTTGAGCGAGATGTAATGAAAAAATTACCAGATCTTTTTAAAGAGAATGATCTTGTTGTCATGGTAGGAGGTAGTGCGCTATATGAAAAAGCAGTGACTCATGGCCTTGATGCGCTTCCAGACGTACCGCTTGAAATTCAAGAAGAATTGAAGGAAAAGTTAGAAATTAAAGGTGTTTTTTGGCTGCAAGAAGAATTGAAAAAAAACGATCCAGAATATTTTGAAACGGTAGACATTCACAATACACATAGACTGCTTAGAGCGATAGGTATCTTTCGCGCAAGCGGTAAAAAGATGAGTGAATTAAGAACAGGAAAAGCCCAAGAAAGAAACTTTAATATCCTTAAAATAGGCCTAGAAGCTGATCGTGAAGATCTTTATGACCGCATCAACCATCGTGTAGATGTCATGTTGGAAAGAGGTCTTGAAAAAGAAGCCCAAGAACTCAAAGACCACAAAGAGTTAAACGCATTACAGACCGTAGGCTATAAGGAATTCTTTGAATATTTTGCAGGAACATGCGATTTTACAGAAGCTGTAAGACTTATAAAACGCAATACCCGTCGATTTGCAAAACGACAGCT of Nonlabens sp. Ci31 contains these proteins:
- the miaA gene encoding tRNA (adenosine(37)-N6)-dimethylallyltransferase MiaA; the protein is MTKKTLLCIVGPTGIGKTALSIAFAKAYNTSIISSDSRQFYKEMTIGTAVPEKEELEAAPHYFIQDRSIHEDYSVGDFERDVMKKLPDLFKENDLVVMVGGSALYEKAVTHGLDALPDVPLEIQEELKEKLEIKGVFWLQEELKKNDPEYFETVDIHNTHRLLRAIGIFRASGKKMSELRTGKAQERNFNILKIGLEADREDLYDRINHRVDVMLERGLEKEAQELKDHKELNALQTVGYKEFFEYFAGTCDFTEAVRLIKRNTRRFAKRQLTWYRKDESVTWYHYKTRHTEIVERVSEQLMDVR